One Panicum virgatum strain AP13 chromosome 9K, P.virgatum_v5, whole genome shotgun sequence genomic region harbors:
- the LOC120650575 gene encoding heavy metal-associated isoprenylated plant protein 39-like isoform X1: MAQQKVVLRVPTMTDDKIKQKAIEAVADIYGIDSIAADLKENKMTIIGEMDAVAIAKKLKKIGKIDIVSIGPAKEEKKEEKKEEKKEEKKEEKKEEKKEEKKEEKK; this comes from the exons ATGGCTCAG CAGAAGGTGGTGCTGAGGGTTCCAACCATGACTGATGACAAGATCAAGCAGAAGGCCATTGAAGCTGTTGCGGACATTTACG GTATTGACTCCATAGCAGCAGATCTGAAGGAGAACAAGATGACCATCATAGGCGAAATGGATGCTGTTGCAATTGCCAAGAAATTAAAGAAGATTGGGAAGATTGACATTGTGTCCATTGGACCTGCAaaggaagaaaagaaggaagaaaagaaagaggagaaaaaagaagaaaagaaagaagagaagaaagaggagaagaaagaggaaaagaaagaagagaagaaatGA
- the LOC120650575 gene encoding heavy metal-associated isoprenylated plant protein 39-like isoform X2, whose product MAQKVVLRVPTMTDDKIKQKAIEAVADIYGIDSIAADLKENKMTIIGEMDAVAIAKKLKKIGKIDIVSIGPAKEEKKEEKKEEKKEEKKEEKKEEKKEEKKEEKK is encoded by the exons ATGGCTCAG AAGGTGGTGCTGAGGGTTCCAACCATGACTGATGACAAGATCAAGCAGAAGGCCATTGAAGCTGTTGCGGACATTTACG GTATTGACTCCATAGCAGCAGATCTGAAGGAGAACAAGATGACCATCATAGGCGAAATGGATGCTGTTGCAATTGCCAAGAAATTAAAGAAGATTGGGAAGATTGACATTGTGTCCATTGGACCTGCAaaggaagaaaagaaggaagaaaagaaagaggagaaaaaagaagaaaagaaagaagagaagaaagaggagaagaaagaggaaaagaaagaagagaagaaatGA
- the LOC120650574 gene encoding pentatricopeptide repeat-containing protein At3g60050-like, which yields MIPGAHLPPFRAARALSARLCPSRHLCSGGSRNGGESPSGTVQINGDGFREGGEEMTGLDAGRFPREMLLRLPPPGGPPESDDDDGENFSPRHGPRRRFSEDVRLEADRIFRILLQDGPGFSARQALDEMRPKVSNALIREVMFRIVVSVDSVNRERYPKLAYKFLLWAGQQEGYRHNTSMYNLVMKVFAECGEVKAMWRLLEEMAEKGLPVSARTFHLLICASGKVGLRRRLVERFIKLSTFRYRPFRNAFNAILHTLLTIDQYSLIEWVHEKMILEGHSPDILTYNIVMRAKYMLGKLDQFHRLLDEMGKNGFTPDLHTYSLLLHVLGKGDKPLAALNLLNYMSDVGCVPNVLHFTNLIDGLGRAGNLEACRYFFDEMVKKGCEPDVVCYTVMITSYVAAGEFEEAQRFFDDMLVRGQLPNVYTYTSMIGGLCTVGEFDKAFSMLKDMELHGCTPNFSVYSSLVSRLRNAGKESQANNVIKYMTDRGHYLHLLSRFGGYKRC from the coding sequence ATGATCCCGGGCGCTCACCTACCTCCGTTCCGAGCAGCCCGGGCACTCTCCGCCCGGCTCTGCCCGTCGCGGCATCTCTGCAGCGGCGGTTCCAGAAACGGCGGCGAGAGTCCCTCGGGCACTGTACAGATCAATGGTGACGGTTTCCgtgagggaggagaggagatgaCAGGTCTGGATGCGGGCCGCTTCCCGCGGGAAATGCTCCTCCGGCTGCCGCCTCCAGGAGGCCCGCCGGAGAGCGACGACGATGACGGCGAAAATTTTTCTCCTCGGCACGGTCCGAGGAGACGGTTCTCCGAGGATGTGAGGCTGGAAGCTGACAGGATCTTCAGGATCCTGCTGCAGGACGGCCCAGGGTTCAGCGCCCGCCAGGCGCTCGATGAAATGCGCCCGAAGGTGTCCAACGCGCTGATAAGGGAGGTGATGTTCAGGATTGTTGTGTCCGTGGACAGTGTGAACCGTGAAAGGTACCCGAAGCTTGCGTACAAGTTCCTCCTGTGGGCAGGGCAGCAGGAAGGGTATCGACACAACACGAGCATGTACAACCTGGTCATGAAGGTTTTTGCTGAGTGTGGGGAGGTGAAGGCGATGTGGCGGCTGTTGGAGGAGATGGCGGAAAAGGGGCTGCCTGTCTCTGCCCGGACGTTCCACCTCCTGATATGCGCATCTGGGAAGGTTGGGTTGAGGCGGAGGCTGGTGGAGAGGTTCATCAAGTTGAGTACTTTCAGGTACCGCCCATTTAGGAATGCATTCAATGCGATACTGCACACGCTTCTGACGATAGATCAGTACTCTCTGATTGAGTGGGTTCACGAGAAAATGATCCTTGAGGGGCACTCGCCTGACATCTTGACATACAACATAGTGATGCGTGCAAAGTATATGCTTGGTAAGTTGGATCAATTCCATCGTTTACTTGATGAGATGGGGAAAAATGGGTTTACGCCAGACCTCCATACATACAGTCTGTTGCTTCATGTGCTTGGTAAGGGAGACAAACCCCTCGCAGCTCTCAATTTGCTGAACTACATGAGTGATGTTGGGTGTGTACCAAATGTGCTTCATTTCACGAATTTGATTGATGGTCTTGGCCGTGCTGGCAACCTAGAAGCTTGCAGATATTTCTTTGATGAGATGGTCAAGAAAGGTTGTGAACCAGATGTTGTCTGCTATACCGTTATGATCACAAGCTATGTGGCAGCTGGGGAATTTGAGGAAGCCCAGAGGTTTTTTGATGATATGCTGGTGAGAGGGCAGCTTCCGAATGTGTACACATACACTTCCATGATAGGGGGGCTTTGCACAGTAGGGGAGTTTGATAAAGCATTCTCTATGCTGAAAGACATGGAGTTGCATGGATGCACACCAAATTTCTCAGTGTATAGTAGTCTAGTGAGTAGACTGCGTAATGCTGGGAAGGAATCTCAAGCTAATAATGTCATTAAGTACATGACAGATAGGGGTCATTATCTTCATCTGCTGTCAAGGTTTGGGGGATACAAAAGATGCTGA
- the LOC120650576 gene encoding low-temperature-induced 65 kDa protein-like, producing the protein MDAPAMVTRKHVPEDVGLRNAGEGEAAAGGQGQLHREEKQHKPVLKKVKEKVKKIKHTLAGHGHGGEHGGDERGPGDAAAGSTSSEEAEEDAAEREAALEKGGYMEDVEDKPVVAESDPEVHGAPMYESARAPAVQDLVAKYDPARKPAGQELEGQGAPAVRLGDLGAPLVEDPAAPRSTTPAAREGEDIGTTPVVQQFETMNLSGDPAHVGAGKKDAKAEWKDTAADKMGGASYTDKLKSAAAGTTEYGKKLASTVYEKVAGAGTAVGAGKRDGERTEAALAPAPNAGTEERGDAPAATEATNGSTGGAGYTDKIKSAASGTTEYGKQLASTVYEKVAGVGTAVAPNLRPQVGAGKPEDARSEAMPVSDTGAEAEEWTEAPAPAATDATGNSASGPGYADKIKSAAAGTTEYGKQLASTVYEKVAGVGTAVVGKVQQATPGVGARQQDTSAAAAAPGGAGGQDKGVTMTGYIAEKLRPGDEDRALSEAISGAVQRRKEDVGGTLAQRVPAPGQVVAKAREAVTSLTGGNRVSETVQPSTATGEEVKEGYAAEAPVIHGEEVGGARLNTNTM; encoded by the exons aTGGACGCGCCCGCCATGGTCACGCGCAAGCACGTCCCCGAGGACGTCGGCCTCCGCAACGCCG gggagggcgaggcggcggccgggggccaGGGGCAGCTGCACCGCGAGGAGAAGCAGCACAAGCCGGTGCTGAAGAAGGTCAAGGAGAAGGTGAAGAAGATCAAGCACACGCTCGCCGGCCACGGGCACGGCGgggagcacggcggcgacgagcgcggcccgggggacgccgccgccggcagtaccagcagcgaggaagcggaggaggacgcggcggagagGGAGGCCGCGCTGGAGAAGGGCGGGTACATGGAGGACGTCGAGGACAAGCCCGTCGTCGCGGAGTCCGACCCCGAGGTCCACGGCGCGCCGA TGTACGAGTCGGCGCGGGCACCGGCCGTGCAGGACCTCGTCGCGAAGTACGACCCGGCGCGGAAACCCGCCGGGCAGGAGTTGGAGGGCCAAGGCGCACCCGCGGTGCGGCTCGGCGACCTCGGCGCCCCCCTCGTCGAGGATCCGGCAGCGCCGCGCTCCACGACGCCCGCGGCTAGAG AGGGCGAGGACATCGGCACGACGCCCGTCGTGCAGCAGTTCGAGACCATGAACCTGTCCGGCGACCCGGCGCACGTGGGCGCGGGGAAGAAGGACGCCAAAGCGGAGTGGAAGGACACGGCCGCGGACAAGATGGGTGGCGCGAGCTACACGGACAAGCTCAAGAGCGCGGCCGCGGGCACCACGGAGTACGGCAAGAAGCTGGCGAGCACGGTGTACGAGAAGGTTGCCGGCGCCGGCACGGCCGTTGGCGCGGGGAAGCGCGACGGCGAACGCACAgaggcggcgctggcgccggcgccgaacgCCGGCACGGAGGAGCGGGGAGACGCCCCCGCAGCCACGGAGGCGACGAACGGCTcgaccggcggcgcgggctacACGGACAAGATCAAGTCGGCGGCCTCGGGCACCACCGAGTACGGCAAGCAGCTGGCGTCCACCGTGTACGAGAAGGTCGCCGGCGTCGGCACCGCCGTCGCGCCCAACCTCCGTCCGCAGGTGGGCGCGGGGAAGCCGGAGGACGCACGCAGCGAGGCAATGCCGGTGTCGGACACCGGCGCCGAGGCTGAGGAGTGGACAGAGGCGCCCGCCCCCGCGGCCACGGACGCGACCGGTAACAGCGCGTCGGGCCCGGGCTACGCGGACAAGATCAAGTCCGCGGCCGCCGGCACCACGGAGTACGGCAAGCAGCTGGCGAGCACAGTGTACGAGAAGGTCGCGGGCGTCGGCACCGCCGTAGTGGGCAAGGTCCAGCAGGCCACGCCCGGGGTCGGGGCGCGGCAGCAGGACActagcgccgcggcggcggcgcccggcggcgccggcgggcaggACAAGGGGGTGACCATGACGGGGTACATCGCCGAGAAGCTGCGGCCGGGCGACGAGGACCGCGCGCTCAGCGAGGCGATCTCCGGCGCCGTGCAGCGGCGCAAGGAGGACGTCGGCGGCACGTTGGCGCAGCGCGTGCCGGCGCCCGGGCAGGTGGTGGCCAAGGCGCGCGAGGCCGTCACGTCGCTCACCGGCGGGAACCGCGTCTCCGAGACCGTGCAGCCAAGCACAGCCACAG GGGAGGAGGTGAAGGAAGGCTACGCGGCGGAAGCGCCGGTGATCCACGGCGAGGAGGTCGGCGGCGCGAGGCTGAACACGAACACAATGTGA